The following coding sequences are from one Amphiprion ocellaris isolate individual 3 ecotype Okinawa chromosome 19, ASM2253959v1, whole genome shotgun sequence window:
- the csdc2b gene encoding cold shock domain-containing protein C2, which translates to MADPSLRSPSGTPLRSPSSSLTLSFPFLREGSRVWEDGKEKPLPRDLPSPLPTKRTRTYSATVRAHSGPVFKGVCKNFSRSQGHGFIRPSHGGDDIFVHISDIEGEYVPVEGDEVTYKVSRVPPKNLKVQAVEVKITHLNPGTKHETWSGQIISS; encoded by the exons ATGGCGGACCCCAGCCTCAGGTCGCCCTCTGGGACCCCGCTGCGCTCCCCCAGCTCCTCTCTCACCCTGTCCTTTCCCTTCCTGAGAGAGGGGAGCCGGGTATGGGAGGACGGGAAGGAGAAGCCGCTGCCTCGGGACCTTCCCAGCCCGCTGCCGACCAAACGCACCCGCACCTACTCTGC GACGGTTCGCGCTCACTCAGGTCCAGTTTTTAAGGGCGTATGTAAGAACTTCTCCAGGTCACAAGGTCACGGCTTCATCCGACCTTCCCACGGCGGCGACGACATCTTTGTTCACATCTCAGA CATTGAGGGGGAGTACGTCCCAGTTGAGGGCGATGAGGTCACGTACAAAGTGTCCCGGGTCCCGCCCAAGAACCTAAAGGTGCAGGCGGTGGAGGTGAAGATCACACATCTGAACCCGGGCACGAAACACGAGACCTGGTCCGGGCAGATCATCAGCTCATAG